A single region of the Agromyces sp. Leaf222 genome encodes:
- a CDS encoding ComEA family DNA-binding protein, translating to MPAEPLDARDALDALDPAARRAGPRVRIAVGAAVVLFVAAVAAAAVISFASGGGGSQEVIGGSSVSGAGAGGGTTDAVDPSSGDDSAGGAVGEPLPLLVHVLGAVTRPGLVELDDGARVVDAVAAAGGFTADADPAGVNLARPVVDGEQLVVFAIGEAPVAGPGPGGAAGGGGASDGLVHLNTAGVAELDTLPRIGPALAQRILDYREANGPFTSVDQLLDVTGIGDAVFAGLAELVAL from the coding sequence ATGCCCGCCGAACCGCTCGATGCCCGTGATGCGCTCGACGCGCTCGATCCCGCCGCGCGACGCGCGGGGCCCCGCGTCCGCATCGCCGTGGGCGCCGCCGTCGTGCTCTTCGTCGCGGCCGTCGCCGCGGCCGCCGTCATCTCGTTCGCGTCGGGCGGGGGCGGGTCGCAGGAGGTCATCGGCGGCTCATCGGTCTCGGGAGCGGGTGCGGGCGGCGGTACGACCGACGCGGTGGATCCATCGAGCGGCGACGACTCGGCGGGCGGCGCGGTCGGCGAACCGCTGCCCCTGCTCGTGCACGTGCTCGGCGCGGTCACCCGGCCCGGTCTCGTCGAGCTCGACGACGGCGCGCGCGTGGTCGATGCGGTCGCCGCGGCCGGAGGGTTCACGGCCGATGCCGATCCCGCGGGCGTGAACCTCGCCAGACCCGTCGTCGACGGCGAGCAACTCGTCGTGTTCGCGATCGGCGAGGCGCCCGTCGCCGGGCCCGGGCCCGGCGGGGCGGCCGGTGGCGGCGGCGCATCCGATGGACTCGTGCACCTGAACACGGCCGGCGTCGCCGAGCTCGACACCCTGCCGCGCATCGGCCCCGCCCTCGCGCAGCGCATCCTCGACTACCGCGAGGCGAACGGGCCGTTCACGAGCGTCGACCAGCTGCTCGACGTGACGGGCATCGGCGACGCCGTGTTCGCCGGGCTCGCCGAACTCGTGGCGCTCTGA